In the Sus scrofa isolate TJ Tabasco breed Duroc chromosome 6, Sscrofa11.1, whole genome shotgun sequence genome, one interval contains:
- the LOC100627283 gene encoding SCAN domain-containing 1-like yields MEMEGDPEMQRNGEIQNDDISALPNEMLAEEPEVVLIAPPQVQVPPESFKDSEEDLETVPRGRPLTPAASRQRFRKFRYEDAAGPRDVLRQLQELAGQWLRPDIHTKEQIVEMLVQEQLQAVLPEELRARAQRCQPGVRITG; encoded by the coding sequence ATGGAGATGGAAGGGGACCcagagatgcaaagaaatgggGAAATCCAGAATGATGACATAAGTGCACTACCAAATGAGATGTTGGCTGAGGAGCCAGAGGTGGTCCTGATAGCACCTCCCCAGGTCCAGGTGCCACCAGAGAGCTTCAAAGACTCTGAAGAAGACCTGGAGACCGTGCCCCGAGGGAGACCTCTCACCCCTGCAGCCTCCAGGCAGAGATTCAGGAAGTTCCGCTACGAGGATGCGGCTGGGCCCAGGGATGTCCTCAGACAACTCCAGGAGCTTGCCGGACAGTGGCTGAGGCCCGACATTCACACAAAGGAGCAGATTGTGGAAATGCTGGTGCAGGAGCAACTCCAGGCTGTCCTCCCTGAGGAGCTCAGAGCCAGGGCACAGAGATGTCAGCCTGGGGTCAGAATCACTGGCTGA